A genomic window from Eleginops maclovinus isolate JMC-PN-2008 ecotype Puerto Natales chromosome 9, JC_Emac_rtc_rv5, whole genome shotgun sequence includes:
- the tm2d1 gene encoding TM2 domain-containing protein 1, which produces MASSHGRLMCLRSGVWSLIFYSVYCHLKLVLAEELDSCDNLRLGQYLCKDPKIDESTQEPENCRDTSAWVECLPAPNISCRLYNGTEFRFSGEEVGFNKTIPCRNVSGYSYKVAVALSLFLGWLGADRFYLGYPALGLLKFCTVGFCGIGTLIDFILIAMQIVGPADGSNYIVDYYGARLTRLSITNQTYRKPHLTL; this is translated from the exons ATGGCGTCCTCCCATGGACGGCTGATGTGCTTACGCTCCGGGGTTTGGAGTTTGATATTTTATTCTGTCTACTGTCATTTAAAGCTGGTTCTGGCTGAAGAATTGGATAGCTGCGACAACCTCAGACTGGGACA GTATCTCTGCAAAGATCCCAAGATAGATGAATCCACCCAGGAGCCGGAGAACTGCAGGGACACTTCGGCCTGGG ttGAGTGCCTCCCAGCTCCGAACATCAGCTGTCGGCTCTATAACGGGACAGAGTTCAGGTTTAGCGGGGAGGAAGTGGGCTTCAACAAAACCATCCCCTGCAGAAatgt GAGTGGGTATTCCTACAAAGTGGCTGTGGCTTTATCTCTGTTCCTGGGCTGGCTGGGAGCAGACCGCTTCTACCTGGGATACCCTGCtctag gactGTTGAAGTTCTGCACGGTTGGTTTCTGTGGAATCGGCACTCTGATTGACTTCATCCTGATCGCCATGCAG ATCGTGGGTCCAGCAGATGGATCAAACTACATTGTGGATTATTACGGCGCCCGGCTGACCCGCCTGTCCATCACCAACCAAACCTACAGGAAGCCACATCTGACCCTGTGA